A region from the Atribacteraceae bacterium genome encodes:
- a CDS encoding alcohol dehydrogenase catalytic domain-containing protein produces the protein MMKAAVFSYPPHVDIRDVETPQPARGEVVVEIQAAALCGTDLRIARNGHGTIGDGETRILGHEVVGTIYEVGDEVENLVPGLNVAVAPNFGCGRCRYCAAGNTNHCSENKALGITYDGGFARYMRVPERAVRQGNVFPLPEEADFVTLSFVEALACVVHGFLPLQVGMQDRVLIYGAGPIGLMFMELSFLRGAGEVWLADLSPERLQTAREKGAGIIPVREQPVKEVIPEADVIVVAAPSPQAQKEAIEMASLFARVNYFGGLPPQVKEVPLPSNLIHYKEMVVTGTTRSNNVHFRTALDLMLSGKIDLSYLASHVLPLEDIGTGLSLMEKQESLKVVLKP, from the coding sequence ATGATGAAAGCAGCAGTATTTTCCTACCCTCCCCACGTAGATATACGAGATGTGGAGACGCCGCAGCCGGCCAGAGGGGAAGTAGTCGTTGAAATTCAAGCCGCCGCTTTATGTGGAACGGATTTGCGTATTGCCCGCAATGGTCATGGAACCATCGGAGACGGCGAAACCAGAATACTGGGTCACGAGGTGGTAGGGACCATTTATGAAGTGGGAGACGAAGTGGAAAACCTCGTTCCAGGACTCAATGTGGCCGTGGCTCCGAATTTTGGGTGTGGCCGCTGCCGGTACTGTGCGGCGGGAAACACCAACCATTGTTCGGAGAATAAGGCCCTGGGCATTACCTATGACGGCGGCTTTGCCCGCTATATGCGGGTCCCTGAACGGGCGGTCCGCCAGGGTAACGTTTTTCCCCTGCCGGAGGAAGCGGATTTTGTGACCCTGTCCTTTGTGGAAGCGCTGGCTTGCGTGGTGCACGGATTTCTCCCCCTCCAGGTAGGGATGCAAGACCGGGTTTTGATTTATGGAGCTGGACCGATTGGCCTGATGTTCATGGAATTGTCGTTTCTACGGGGGGCAGGTGAAGTGTGGTTGGCCGACCTCAGCCCCGAGCGTTTACAGACTGCCCGGGAAAAAGGAGCGGGGATCATCCCGGTCAGGGAGCAACCGGTGAAGGAAGTCATCCCTGAAGCCGATGTGATCGTTGTGGCTGCACCCTCTCCACAGGCTCAGAAAGAAGCAATTGAAATGGCCTCCCTCTTTGCCCGGGTCAATTATTTTGGTGGTCTACCGCCCCAGGTCAAAGAAGTTCCGTTACCCAGCAACCTCATTCACTATAAGGAAATGGTGGTGACCGGAACAACCCGTTCCAATAATGTTCATTTCCGGACGGCCCTGGACTTGATGCTATCCGGAAAAATCGACCTGTCGTACCTCGCCAGCCACGTTTTACCCCTGGAAGACATCGGAACAGGTCTGTCGTTGATGGAAAAACAGGAATCTTTGAAGGTAGTCCTCAAGCCTTGA